Proteins encoded in a region of the Suncus etruscus isolate mSunEtr1 chromosome 1, mSunEtr1.pri.cur, whole genome shotgun sequence genome:
- the RAB5C gene encoding ras-related protein Rab-5C, whose product MAGRGGAARPNGPAAGNKICQFKLVLLGESAVGKSSLVLRFVKGQFHEYQESTIGAAFLTQTVCLDDTTVKFEIWDTAGQERYHSLAPMYYRGAQAAIVVYDITNTDTFARAKNWVKELQRQASPNIVIALAGNKADLASKRAVEFQEAQAYADDNSLLFMETSAKTAMNVNEIFMAIAKKLPKNEPQNTAGAPGRNRGVDLQESNPASRSQCCSN is encoded by the exons ATGGCGGGTCGGGGAGGCGCAGCACGCCCCAACGGACCAGCCGCTGGGAACAAGATCTGCCAGTTTAAGCTGGTCCTACTGGGAGAATCGGCAGTGGGCAAATCTAGCCTGGTCCTCCGCTTTGTCAAGGGGCAGTTCCACGAGTACCAGGAGAGCACGATTGGAG CGGCCTTCCTGACACAGACCGTCTGCTTAGACGACACAACAGTCAAATTTGAGATCTGGGACACAGCAGGGCAGGAGCGGTATCACAGCCTGGCCCCCATGTACTATCGAGGAGCCCAAGCTGCCATCGTGGTCTACGACATCACCAACACA GATACATTTGCACGAGCCAAGAACTGGGTGAAGGAGTTACAGAGGCAGGCGAGCCCCAACATTGTCATTGCACTGGCAGGAAACAAGGCAGACCTGGCCAGCAAGAGAGCCGTGGAGTTCCAG GAAGCACAAGCCTATGCAGATGACAACAGTTTGCTGTTCATGGAGACCTCAGCAAAGACCGCTATGAACGTGAATGAAATTTTCATGGCAATAG CTAAGAAGCTTCCCAAGAACGAGCCCCAGAATACTGCAGGTGCTCCAGGCCGGAACCGAGGTGTGGACCTCCAGGAGAGTAACCCAGCCAGCCGGAGCCAGTGCTGCAGCAACTGA